One region of Chryseobacterium sp. SORGH_AS_0447 genomic DNA includes:
- the rplC gene encoding 50S ribosomal protein L3: MSGIIGKKIGMTSLFNEEGKNIPCTVIQAGPCSVLQVRTIEKDGYKSVQLGFDDKSEKNVGKALAGHFKKAGSAPKAKLVEFYREFVDEVKVGEEVKVDLFNEGEFVDVTGTSKGKGFQGVVKRHGFGGVMQATHGQHNRLRAPGSIGAGSDPSRVFKGMRMAGRMGGKQVTVQNLQVLKVDQEQNLLVVKGAVPGAKNSYVIIRKWN; this comes from the coding sequence ATGTCAGGTATTATTGGTAAAAAAATCGGTATGACATCTTTGTTTAACGAAGAAGGAAAAAACATTCCTTGTACAGTTATCCAAGCTGGTCCGTGCTCGGTTTTACAGGTCAGAACCATTGAAAAAGACGGTTATAAGTCAGTTCAATTAGGTTTCGATGACAAGAGTGAGAAGAACGTTGGTAAAGCGTTAGCTGGCCATTTCAAAAAGGCTGGTTCTGCTCCTAAAGCTAAATTGGTAGAATTCTACAGAGAATTCGTTGATGAAGTAAAAGTAGGAGAAGAAGTAAAAGTAGACTTGTTCAACGAAGGAGAATTCGTGGATGTAACAGGTACTTCAAAAGGTAAAGGCTTCCAGGGTGTTGTTAAAAGACACGGCTTTGGAGGTGTAATGCAGGCAACTCATGGTCAGCACAACAGACTTAGAGCTCCAGGTTCTATCGGTGCTGGATCAGACCCTTCAAGAGTATTCAAAGGGATGAGAATGGCTGGAAGAATGGGAGGTAAGCAGGTGACTGTACAAAACCTTCAGGTGTTAAAAGTGGATCAAGAACAAAATCTTTTAGTAGTAAAAGGTGCTGTTCCGGGAGCTAAAAATTCTTATGTAATTATCAGAAAATGGAACTAG